From Streptomyces sp. HUAS MG91, the proteins below share one genomic window:
- a CDS encoding sugar ABC transporter permease has translation MSTTTPTPARSGAEKAPGGGSPQGAGRRKKRSMGKQNLAGWLFSTPFLALFAVFMLFPIVATLVMSFTDFGQRNVRKPMDANFVGLENYTKLFSDDQFLRAMFNTAYFVVVGVPLTIGLGLLVAVLLNNGIDRARTFFRVGFYAPVVTTIVAVAIVWRFVLDPSDGLIAGLGDELGFTAPDFLGSETWAMPSLIVMAVWRNLGTVMVLMIAGLQAIPAEVREAARLDGASAWQELRRITVPLLRPTLLYATVITTIGYLNVFEEPFVMTQGGPSDSTMTVSLDMYFQGFRFFNMGYASAMAYVLFVVIMGITVLQLRLMKDNTK, from the coding sequence ATGTCCACCACGACACCCACCCCCGCGCGCTCCGGGGCCGAGAAGGCCCCGGGCGGCGGGTCCCCGCAGGGCGCGGGGCGGCGCAAGAAGCGCTCGATGGGGAAGCAGAACCTGGCCGGATGGCTGTTCTCCACCCCGTTCCTCGCGCTGTTCGCGGTCTTCATGCTCTTCCCGATCGTCGCGACGCTCGTCATGAGCTTCACCGACTTCGGGCAGCGCAACGTCCGCAAGCCGATGGACGCGAACTTCGTCGGCCTGGAGAACTACACCAAGCTGTTCAGCGACGACCAGTTCCTGCGCGCGATGTTCAACACCGCGTACTTCGTGGTCGTCGGGGTGCCGCTGACCATCGGGCTCGGGCTGCTCGTCGCGGTGCTGCTCAACAACGGCATCGACCGGGCCCGCACCTTCTTCCGGGTGGGCTTCTACGCGCCGGTGGTCACCACGATCGTCGCCGTGGCCATCGTGTGGCGGTTCGTGCTCGACCCCTCGGACGGGCTGATCGCCGGGCTCGGTGACGAACTCGGCTTCACCGCGCCGGACTTCCTCGGCTCGGAGACCTGGGCCATGCCGTCGCTGATCGTGATGGCGGTGTGGCGCAACCTCGGCACGGTCATGGTCCTCATGATCGCCGGACTCCAGGCCATCCCGGCCGAGGTCCGCGAGGCCGCCCGGCTCGACGGGGCGAGCGCCTGGCAGGAGCTGCGCCGGATCACGGTGCCGCTGCTGCGCCCGACGCTCCTGTACGCCACGGTCATCACGACGATCGGTTACCTCAACGTGTTCGAGGAGCCGTTCGTGATGACCCAGGGCGGCCCCTCCGACTCCACGATGACCGTCTCCCTCGACATGTACTTCCAGGGCTTCCGGTTCTTCAACATGGGCTACGCGAGCGCCATGGCGTACGTCCTGTTCGTGGTGATCATGGGCATCACGGTGCTGCAGCTGCGACTGATGAAGGACAACACGAAATGA
- a CDS encoding (deoxy)nucleoside triphosphate pyrophosphohydrolase yields MTDQIEPAVVVVVAAALYDTDGRLLAARRSAPPSLAGRWELPGGKVEPGETQERALVRELREELGVEASPVARVPGEWPLKPGYVLRVWRCSLDSGVPAPLQDHDELRWLAPADIWSVNWLDQDVPAVKSLSED; encoded by the coding sequence ATGACTGATCAGATCGAACCGGCCGTCGTGGTGGTGGTCGCCGCCGCCCTGTACGACACCGACGGCCGGCTGCTGGCGGCGCGTCGCAGTGCGCCTCCTTCGCTGGCCGGGCGCTGGGAGTTGCCCGGGGGGAAGGTCGAGCCGGGGGAGACGCAGGAGCGGGCGCTGGTCCGCGAGCTCCGGGAGGAGCTGGGCGTCGAGGCGAGTCCCGTCGCCCGGGTTCCGGGGGAGTGGCCTCTGAAGCCCGGCTATGTTCTCCGTGTCTGGCGCTGCTCCCTCGACTCGGGAGTCCCCGCGCCGCTCCAGGACCACGATGAGCTTCGCTGGCTCGCTCCGGCCGACATCTGGTCCGTGAACTGGCTGGACCAGGATGTTCCGGCGGTGAAATCCCTTTCGGAGGACTAG
- a CDS encoding TPM domain-containing protein — translation MTSAASPRPIAGRTAAAVLLALAWLLLPASPGHADDPVTLSRTGQLTDRVNALGDREGAAATALTGLDDARGIQLFVVYVRDFSGRSAQNWADATADRNGLGLDDVLLAVATHDRQYAFSVDQDSRLTDAQIRDIARTAVEPALRENDWAGAAVAAADGIGAVVAGRPVPTPTITPGAADPGAGDSGGSGAGDLVLPVVAVGGAGAVAVYALTRRKRRGGTGRPPGGGAQGWGKPPETPLPELDKRARLLLVETDDAVRTSTEELGFATAQFGEDAVEEFQAALTSARTGLTAAFKLRQQLDDAFPEDDATKRRMLEEIISRCTGAQRGLDAQSADFDRLRALEQNAPEALAHAERAFRELAARTTGAQETLTALGGRYAASALQTVEGHVEQAKDRLVFATTQLNQARSCVDTGEAGKGAVHLRAAEGAVDQAGTFVTAIDRLAGELAEADEKLPAALTESDTDLADARGLLEGTGQGVSTADLRGRIARVESVVGQVRAELAAGPYDPIDALRRVEEADTALDEALVAAREREAGTARARSLLGQALLAARSSSGAAADFITTHRGAVGSEARTRLAEAERRLANAQAGQDGDPAAALTEAQQADALARQAQALAERDVRSYGNPYGGGGSGGRGGSGMGGAVLGGIILGGLLNGGRGGGGLGGGPGGGGFGGGGGPGSFGGGGTRGRRGGGGRF, via the coding sequence GTGACGTCCGCCGCTTCCCCGCGCCCGATAGCCGGGCGGACGGCCGCCGCCGTGCTGCTCGCCCTGGCCTGGCTGCTGCTGCCCGCGTCCCCCGGCCACGCCGACGATCCCGTCACGCTCTCCCGCACCGGCCAGCTCACCGACAGGGTGAACGCCCTCGGGGACCGCGAGGGCGCCGCCGCCACCGCGCTCACCGGCCTCGACGACGCGCGCGGCATCCAGCTCTTCGTCGTCTACGTACGCGACTTCTCCGGCCGCTCCGCACAGAACTGGGCCGACGCCACGGCCGACCGCAACGGCCTGGGCCTCGACGACGTCCTGCTCGCCGTCGCCACCCACGACCGGCAGTACGCGTTCTCCGTCGACCAGGACTCCCGGCTCACCGACGCCCAGATCCGGGACATCGCGCGGACCGCCGTGGAACCGGCGCTGCGCGAGAACGACTGGGCGGGCGCCGCCGTCGCCGCCGCCGACGGGATCGGCGCGGTCGTCGCGGGCCGGCCCGTGCCCACCCCGACGATCACGCCCGGCGCCGCCGACCCGGGCGCGGGCGACTCCGGCGGCAGCGGCGCCGGTGACCTGGTGCTGCCGGTGGTCGCCGTCGGCGGGGCCGGTGCCGTGGCCGTGTACGCGCTCACCCGCCGCAAGCGGCGCGGGGGCACCGGCCGCCCGCCCGGCGGCGGCGCGCAGGGCTGGGGGAAGCCGCCGGAGACGCCGCTGCCCGAGCTGGACAAGCGGGCCAGGCTGCTGCTGGTGGAGACCGATGACGCGGTGCGCACCAGCACCGAGGAGCTGGGCTTCGCGACCGCCCAGTTCGGCGAGGACGCGGTCGAGGAGTTCCAGGCGGCGCTCACGTCCGCGCGGACCGGGCTGACCGCCGCCTTCAAGCTGCGCCAGCAGCTCGACGACGCCTTCCCCGAGGACGACGCGACGAAGCGGCGGATGCTGGAGGAGATCATCAGCCGGTGCACCGGGGCGCAGCGCGGGCTCGACGCGCAGTCCGCCGACTTCGACCGGCTGCGCGCCCTGGAGCAGAACGCGCCCGAGGCCCTCGCCCACGCCGAGCGGGCCTTCCGCGAGCTGGCGGCCCGCACCACCGGCGCGCAGGAGACCCTGACGGCGCTCGGCGGCCGGTACGCGGCGTCCGCCCTCCAGACCGTCGAGGGCCATGTCGAGCAGGCCAAGGACCGGCTGGTGTTCGCCACCACCCAGCTCAACCAGGCCCGCAGCTGCGTCGACACGGGCGAGGCGGGCAAGGGCGCCGTCCATCTGCGGGCCGCCGAGGGCGCCGTCGACCAGGCGGGCACGTTCGTCACCGCGATCGACCGGCTGGCCGGTGAGCTGGCCGAGGCCGACGAGAAGCTGCCCGCCGCGCTCACCGAGTCCGACACCGACCTCGCGGACGCGCGCGGCCTCCTGGAGGGCACCGGGCAGGGCGTCTCCACCGCCGATCTGCGCGGCCGCATAGCGCGGGTCGAGTCCGTCGTGGGCCAGGTGCGCGCGGAGCTCGCGGCGGGACCGTACGACCCGATCGACGCGCTGCGCCGGGTCGAGGAGGCCGACACGGCGCTGGACGAGGCGCTGGTGGCGGCGCGCGAGCGGGAGGCGGGCACCGCGCGGGCCCGCTCGCTGCTCGGCCAGGCCCTGCTCGCCGCGCGCAGCAGTTCGGGGGCGGCCGCGGACTTCATCACCACGCACCGCGGCGCCGTCGGCAGCGAGGCCCGCACCCGGCTCGCGGAGGCCGAGCGGCGGCTGGCCAACGCGCAGGCCGGTCAGGACGGCGACCCGGCCGCCGCGCTCACCGAGGCGCAGCAGGCGGACGCGCTGGCCCGGCAGGCGCAGGCACTCGCCGAGCGGGACGTGCGCTCGTACGGCAATCCGTACGGGGGCGGGGGCTCCGGCGGGCGCGGCGGCAGCGGCATGGGCGGCGCGGTGCTCGGCGGGATCATCCTCGGCGGGCTGCTGAACGGCGGGCGCGGCGGAGGCGGCCTGGGCGGCGGTCCCGGCGGGGGCGGCTTCGGCGGCGGGGGCGGGCCCGGCAGTTTCGGCGGCGGGGGGACGCGCGGCCGCCGGGGCGGCGGCGGGCGCTTCTGA
- a CDS encoding family 1 glycosylhydrolase, which translates to MTLTPAPTRTLPFPDGFLWGASTAAHQIEGNNVNSDWWRKEHDPAAGIHEPSLDACDSYHRWEQDMDLLAELGFTDYRFSVEWARIEPVRGYFSRAEIAHYRRMVEGAIARGLRPNVTLHHFTIPQWFEDLGGFTAEGAAELFARYVEECAPIIADGVEHVCTINEPNMIAVMAGLAKRGDQGFPPAGLPFPDEETTHAVIAAHHAAVKAVRSIKPEIKVGWTIANQVYQAEPGAEEVTAAYRHPREDIFIEAARGDDWIGVQSYTRTKIGADGPIPAPADAERTLTSWEYYPEAVGHAIRHTAELIGPDTPVVVTENGIATGDEQRRIDYYAGALDAVAACIEDGIDVRGYLAWSALDNYEWGTYKATFGLIGWDGETFARTPKPAAHWLGGLGRERALPRL; encoded by the coding sequence ATGACGCTCACCCCTGCCCCGACGCGCACGCTCCCCTTCCCCGACGGGTTCCTGTGGGGCGCCTCGACCGCCGCCCACCAGATCGAGGGCAACAACGTCAACAGCGACTGGTGGCGCAAGGAGCACGACCCGGCGGCCGGGATCCACGAGCCGAGCCTGGACGCCTGCGACAGCTACCACCGCTGGGAGCAGGACATGGACCTGCTCGCCGAACTCGGCTTCACCGACTACCGGTTCAGCGTCGAGTGGGCCCGCATCGAGCCCGTCCGCGGCTACTTCTCGCGCGCCGAGATAGCCCACTACCGCCGCATGGTGGAGGGCGCGATCGCCCGCGGCCTGCGGCCGAACGTCACGCTGCACCACTTCACGATCCCGCAGTGGTTCGAGGACCTGGGCGGCTTCACCGCCGAGGGCGCCGCCGAGCTGTTCGCGCGGTACGTCGAGGAGTGCGCGCCGATCATCGCCGACGGTGTCGAGCACGTCTGCACGATCAACGAGCCGAACATGATCGCCGTGATGGCCGGTCTCGCCAAGCGCGGCGACCAGGGCTTCCCGCCCGCCGGGCTGCCCTTCCCCGACGAGGAGACGACGCACGCCGTGATCGCCGCGCACCACGCCGCGGTGAAGGCGGTGCGCTCGATCAAGCCGGAGATCAAGGTCGGCTGGACCATCGCCAACCAGGTCTACCAGGCCGAGCCGGGCGCCGAGGAGGTCACCGCCGCCTACCGCCACCCCCGCGAGGACATCTTCATCGAGGCCGCGCGCGGCGACGACTGGATCGGCGTGCAGTCCTACACCCGTACGAAGATCGGCGCGGACGGCCCGATCCCGGCCCCGGCCGACGCCGAGCGCACCCTGACCTCGTGGGAGTACTACCCGGAGGCCGTCGGCCACGCGATCCGGCACACCGCCGAACTGATCGGCCCGGACACCCCGGTCGTCGTCACCGAGAACGGCATCGCCACCGGTGACGAGCAGCGCCGCATCGACTACTACGCGGGCGCGCTCGACGCGGTCGCGGCCTGCATCGAGGATGGCATCGACGTCCGCGGCTACCTCGCCTGGAGCGCGCTCGACAACTACGAGTGGGGCACCTACAAGGCGACGTTCGGCCTCATCGGCTGGGACGGCGAGACCTTCGCCCGTACGCCCAAGCCGGCCGCGCACTGGCTCGGCGGCCTGGGCCGCGAGCGCGCGCTGCCGCGCCTGTGA
- a CDS encoding SpoIIE family protein phosphatase encodes MTGAGRGELEGTVRVSEIPAKAGASEGAPDAASTPDAGRTSLERTRAETGPVADIWQTSPPGSIYDYIKVASFSIGPDGLIDQWSLRAAQIFGVTAGDAVGKDPVEAFVPPELRDRGRRKMAEILDGREWTGVVPFRTHGEGPGGAGEQHGTAEVYVMPSTTESGERGAVCIVVDVQTLRSIETDLAASQSIFGQSPFGFLLFDTDLKVQRANRTFTSVFGGHVDDHRGRTVHDYLPRHEADRVQGALRRVLETGDAVTDMQLVGPAPDSSERRHWSINLYRVHTGSGRPIGVAGLATDVTRRHAAAREAAHARRNLALLNEAGARIGNSLDLETTSRELLDVVVPGFCDLASVDLYQGLLSGDETALANHRLADGSAELRRVAVASAVADVPFLDLGGEAPVSVGAVHRFAFNSACADALRTARPQTLPAQPGGLVQSTLAVPMVAHDTVVGLVQFSRAKGSEPFNERDRALAMELAARAAVCIDNARLYRREHERALILQRSLLPPDNPEASGLDIACRYLPGNAATEVGGDWFDVIELPGHRTALVVGDVMGRGLRAAVAMGELRTAVRTLALLDLEPAEVLSALDEIARGLGTPGGVQQATRAARTANQGGEDLSEVYLATCVYAVYDAVTRRCTFANAGHLPPVLVEPGEGALMLDVPPGMPLGVGGEPFEEVEVELPEGSLLALYTDGLVESRDHPLDEGLSAFRAALDDPSPALEDVCDHVLTTLDTHHGEDDIALLMARVQGLPADNVGDWTLPREPKSVGRARELTRTQLLAWDLEPLVDTTELLVSELVTNALRYGEGEIRLRLLLDRSLVCEVWDAGLVQPRRRRARDTDEGGRGLQLVGLLSAAWGSRRTPRGKTVWFELPLPDGDAGLVDPTEALLSLF; translated from the coding sequence GTGACCGGTGCCGGACGCGGTGAGCTGGAGGGGACGGTTCGCGTGAGCGAGATACCAGCGAAGGCCGGGGCGTCCGAGGGCGCTCCGGACGCGGCGTCGACGCCGGATGCGGGCCGGACGTCGCTGGAGCGGACGCGGGCGGAGACCGGGCCGGTCGCCGACATCTGGCAGACGAGCCCGCCCGGATCGATCTACGACTACATCAAGGTCGCCTCGTTCTCGATCGGCCCCGACGGACTGATCGACCAGTGGAGCCTGCGGGCCGCGCAGATCTTCGGCGTCACGGCCGGGGACGCCGTGGGCAAGGATCCCGTCGAGGCCTTCGTCCCGCCCGAGCTGCGCGACCGCGGCCGCCGCAAGATGGCGGAGATCCTGGACGGACGGGAGTGGACCGGCGTCGTGCCGTTCCGCACGCACGGCGAGGGGCCGGGCGGGGCCGGGGAGCAGCACGGCACGGCCGAGGTCTATGTGATGCCGTCGACCACCGAGTCGGGTGAGCGCGGAGCGGTCTGCATCGTCGTGGACGTCCAGACCCTGCGGAGCATCGAGACGGACCTCGCCGCCTCGCAGTCGATTTTCGGTCAATCTCCCTTCGGCTTCCTGCTGTTCGACACCGACCTCAAGGTCCAGCGGGCCAACCGCACGTTCACCTCGGTCTTCGGCGGCCACGTCGACGACCACCGCGGCCGCACCGTCCACGACTATCTGCCGCGCCACGAGGCCGACCGGGTGCAGGGCGCGCTGCGCCGGGTCCTGGAGACCGGCGACGCCGTCACCGACATGCAGCTCGTCGGCCCCGCCCCGGACTCCTCCGAGCGACGGCACTGGTCCATCAACCTCTACCGCGTGCACACCGGTTCGGGCCGGCCCATCGGCGTCGCCGGGCTCGCCACCGACGTCACCCGGCGGCACGCCGCCGCCCGCGAGGCCGCCCACGCCCGACGGAATCTGGCCCTTCTGAACGAGGCGGGCGCCCGCATCGGCAACTCCCTCGACCTGGAGACGACCTCCCGCGAACTCCTCGACGTGGTCGTGCCCGGCTTCTGCGACCTGGCCTCCGTCGACCTGTACCAGGGACTGCTCTCCGGCGACGAGACGGCGCTGGCCAACCACCGGCTCGCCGACGGCAGCGCCGAGCTGCGCCGGGTCGCCGTCGCGAGCGCCGTGGCCGACGTGCCCTTCCTCGACCTGGGCGGCGAGGCGCCGGTCAGCGTCGGCGCCGTGCACCGCTTCGCGTTCAACTCCGCGTGCGCGGACGCCCTGCGCACCGCCCGCCCGCAGACCCTGCCCGCGCAGCCCGGCGGCCTCGTCCAGTCGACGCTCGCCGTGCCGATGGTCGCGCACGACACCGTCGTCGGCCTCGTGCAGTTCTCCCGCGCCAAGGGCAGCGAGCCGTTCAACGAGCGGGACCGGGCGCTCGCCATGGAACTGGCCGCGCGCGCCGCGGTCTGTATCGACAACGCCCGGCTGTACCGCCGCGAGCACGAGCGCGCCCTGATACTGCAGCGCTCCCTGCTCCCGCCGGACAATCCCGAGGCGTCCGGCCTCGACATCGCCTGCCGCTACCTTCCGGGCAACGCGGCGACCGAGGTCGGCGGCGACTGGTTCGACGTCATCGAACTCCCCGGCCACCGCACGGCGCTGGTCGTCGGCGACGTGATGGGCCGGGGCCTGCGCGCCGCCGTCGCCATGGGCGAACTGCGCACCGCCGTGCGCACCCTGGCCCTGCTCGACCTCGAACCGGCCGAGGTGCTCAGCGCCCTCGACGAGATCGCCCGCGGCCTCGGCACCCCCGGCGGCGTCCAGCAGGCCACCCGCGCCGCCCGCACCGCGAACCAGGGCGGCGAGGACCTCTCCGAGGTCTACCTGGCCACCTGCGTCTACGCGGTCTACGACGCCGTCACCCGCCGCTGCACCTTCGCCAACGCCGGCCACCTCCCACCGGTCCTGGTCGAACCCGGCGAGGGCGCGCTGATGCTCGACGTACCCCCGGGCATGCCGCTCGGTGTCGGCGGCGAGCCCTTCGAGGAGGTGGAGGTCGAACTCCCGGAGGGCAGTCTGCTCGCGCTGTACACGGACGGCCTGGTCGAATCCCGTGACCACCCGCTCGACGAGGGACTGTCCGCGTTCCGGGCCGCCCTCGACGACCCCTCACCGGCCCTGGAGGACGTCTGCGACCACGTCCTCACCACCCTCGACACCCACCACGGCGAGGACGACATCGCCCTGCTGATGGCCCGCGTCCAGGGCCTGCCGGCCGACAACGTCGGCGACTGGACGCTGCCGCGCGAGCCGAAGTCGGTCGGCCGGGCCCGCGAGCTGACACGCACCCAACTGCTCGCCTGGGATCTCGAACCCCTCGTCGACACCACGGAGCTGCTGGTCAGCGAGCTGGTCACCAACGCCCTGCGGTACGGCGAGGGCGAGATCAGGCTCCGGCTGCTGCTCGACCGCTCGCTGGTGTGCGAGGTGTGGGACGCCGGGCTCGTACAGCCGCGCCGGCGCCGCGCCCGGGACACCGACGAGGGCGGCCGCGGCCTCCAGCTCGTCGGCCTGCTCAGCGCGGCCTGGGGCTCGCGGCGCACCCCGCGCGGCAAGACGGTCTGGTTCGAACTCCCGCTGCCGGACGGCGACGCGGGCCTGGTGGACCCGACGGAGGCCCTGCTCAGCCTCTTCTGA
- a CDS encoding ATP-binding protein, whose protein sequence is MIGVLHTQGDVAEWAFPADPMAVRKARAAVRAQLATWNLDELSDITVLLVSELVTNSLRHASGPIGVRLVRPEGPDGALLVEVSDPLPDPPRARTATPDDEGGRGLQLVAGASRRWGTRPGGAATGGKTVWFELALPG, encoded by the coding sequence GTGATCGGTGTGCTCCACACCCAGGGCGACGTCGCCGAGTGGGCCTTCCCCGCCGACCCCATGGCCGTACGGAAAGCCCGCGCAGCGGTCCGCGCGCAACTGGCCACCTGGAACCTGGACGAGCTGAGCGACATCACGGTCCTGCTGGTCAGCGAGCTGGTCACCAACTCCCTGCGCCACGCGTCGGGCCCCATCGGAGTCCGCCTGGTCCGCCCCGAGGGCCCCGACGGGGCACTCCTCGTCGAGGTCTCCGACCCGCTGCCCGACCCGCCCCGCGCCCGCACGGCCACCCCCGACGACGAGGGCGGCCGCGGCCTGCAACTGGTGGCCGGCGCCTCCCGGCGCTGGGGCACCCGACCGGGCGGCGCGGCCACCGGCGGCAAGACGGTGTGGTTCGAGCTGGCTCTGCCCGGCTGA
- a CDS encoding carbohydrate ABC transporter permease, giving the protein MSAVTPTRRPEGRVRKPLLYVVASLGLLVMAAPFLWMALSAFKTKKDLTASPPVWIPSEWTLKNFSDLLDQLDMPRYFLNSVIVAVLVTVCNLLFCSMLGYALAKLNFSGRSKVFGIVLAALMVPANLMVLPLFVLINQLNLLDTYAGLVLPFAAGAFGVFLMRQFMQSIPDELLEAARMDGAGEWYIFWRIVLPLVKPALATLTIFTFLGSWNNFIWPLIATNDPDKYTLPVALATFANDPNRTVGGGNGMLMAGSLLVVLPVLIVFAVLQRHFTQGIATAGMK; this is encoded by the coding sequence ATGAGCGCCGTCACCCCCACCCGCCGGCCCGAGGGCCGGGTCCGCAAGCCGCTGCTCTACGTCGTCGCCTCGCTCGGCCTCCTGGTGATGGCCGCGCCCTTCCTGTGGATGGCGCTGAGCGCCTTCAAGACCAAGAAGGACCTGACCGCGAGCCCGCCGGTCTGGATCCCCTCCGAGTGGACGCTGAAGAACTTCAGCGATCTGCTCGACCAGCTGGACATGCCGCGGTACTTCCTGAACTCGGTGATCGTCGCCGTGCTCGTGACCGTGTGCAACCTGCTGTTCTGCTCGATGCTCGGCTACGCGCTGGCCAAGCTGAACTTCAGCGGCCGCTCGAAGGTCTTCGGGATCGTGCTCGCCGCCCTGATGGTCCCGGCGAACCTGATGGTCCTGCCGCTGTTCGTGCTGATCAACCAGCTGAACCTGCTGGACACCTACGCGGGCCTGGTGCTGCCCTTCGCGGCGGGCGCGTTCGGCGTCTTCCTGATGCGGCAGTTCATGCAGTCGATCCCGGACGAGCTGCTCGAAGCGGCCCGGATGGACGGCGCCGGCGAGTGGTACATCTTCTGGCGGATCGTCCTTCCGCTGGTAAAGCCCGCCCTCGCGACGCTGACGATCTTCACGTTCCTCGGGTCGTGGAACAACTTCATCTGGCCGCTGATCGCGACCAACGACCCCGACAAGTACACGCTCCCGGTGGCGCTCGCGACCTTCGCCAACGACCCCAACCGCACGGTCGGCGGCGGCAACGGAATGCTGATGGCGGGCTCGCTGCTCGTCGTCCTGCCCGTGCTGATCGTCTTCGCGGTCCTCCAGCGCCACTTCACCCAGGGCATCGCCACCGCCGGCATGAAGTAA
- a CDS encoding glucoamylase family protein, which translates to MDRRTFLMAAGAGGAGLTLGAAPAASASAAVDPVRLRTWFRSTYRSIEAMTTGFGLTADKIDVSGSGRPEPSVQTSPTNIGCGLWATAAAGGLGVITRGEMERRLTRTVTAVERLERAHGFWFNWYDAHDGSVLTTWPATGETVRPFLSSVDNAWLVTGLRIAADAAPGLRPRVAKLLAGADWSYYYTPYDPADPVAGPGQLRGGFWPDKPGRGEPTGHHYGALNTEPRMASYLGIADGSLPADHYWHLFRTLLPGSGQEQEPEGSYVAMDGVRVWQGHYTYRGRAFVPTWGGSMFEALMVPLFVPEPEWSPGSWGVTHGRYVRGQIEHGLQEAGYGYWGFSPANIPEGGYREYGVDALGMQEDGYHSLGVVTPHASFLALPYARREAVANLNALAADFGAYDETYGFRDSVDVTTGRVSDFVLALDQGMIAAALAQQLRPGLLQRPFRTGGFAARVRPLLARERFSV; encoded by the coding sequence ATGGATCGCCGTACGTTCCTCATGGCCGCCGGTGCCGGTGGCGCCGGGCTCACGCTGGGCGCCGCCCCGGCCGCGAGCGCCTCCGCCGCCGTCGATCCGGTGCGCCTGCGCACCTGGTTCCGTTCGACGTACCGCTCGATCGAGGCGATGACGACCGGCTTCGGGCTCACCGCCGACAAGATCGACGTCAGCGGTTCCGGGCGGCCGGAGCCGTCCGTGCAGACCTCGCCGACCAACATCGGCTGCGGTCTGTGGGCGACGGCCGCCGCGGGCGGGCTCGGGGTGATCACCCGGGGCGAGATGGAGCGCCGGCTCACCCGGACGGTCACGGCCGTCGAGCGCCTGGAACGGGCGCACGGGTTCTGGTTCAACTGGTACGACGCGCACGACGGCAGCGTGCTGACGACGTGGCCCGCGACGGGCGAGACGGTCCGCCCGTTCCTGTCCTCGGTGGACAACGCCTGGCTGGTGACCGGCCTGCGGATCGCGGCCGACGCCGCCCCGGGCCTGCGCCCGCGCGTCGCGAAGCTCCTTGCCGGCGCCGACTGGTCGTACTACTACACGCCGTACGACCCGGCCGACCCGGTGGCGGGCCCCGGCCAGCTGCGCGGCGGCTTCTGGCCCGACAAGCCGGGCAGGGGCGAGCCGACCGGCCACCACTACGGGGCTCTCAACACCGAGCCGCGGATGGCCAGTTACCTGGGGATCGCCGACGGCAGCCTGCCCGCCGACCACTACTGGCACCTCTTCCGGACCCTGCTGCCGGGCAGCGGCCAGGAGCAGGAGCCGGAGGGTTCGTACGTGGCCATGGACGGCGTCCGCGTCTGGCAGGGCCACTACACCTACCGGGGCCGCGCGTTCGTGCCGACCTGGGGCGGCTCGATGTTCGAGGCGCTGATGGTCCCGCTGTTCGTGCCGGAGCCGGAGTGGTCCCCGGGCTCCTGGGGCGTCACGCACGGCCGCTATGTGCGCGGCCAGATCGAGCACGGCCTCCAGGAGGCGGGATACGGCTACTGGGGATTCTCCCCGGCGAACATCCCCGAGGGCGGCTACCGCGAGTACGGCGTGGACGCGCTCGGCATGCAGGAGGACGGCTACCACTCGCTCGGGGTCGTCACCCCGCACGCCTCCTTCCTGGCGCTGCCGTACGCCCGCCGGGAGGCGGTGGCGAACCTGAACGCGCTGGCCGCGGACTTCGGCGCGTACGACGAGACGTACGGCTTCCGCGACTCGGTGGACGTCACGACCGGCCGGGTCAGCGACTTCGTGCTCGCCCTGGACCAGGGCATGATCGCCGCCGCGCTCGCCCAGCAGCTGCGGCCCGGCCTGCTGCAGCGCCCGTTCCGCACCGGCGGTTTCGCGGCGCGGGTGCGGCCGCTGCTGGCCAGGGAGCGGTTCTCGGTCTGA
- a CDS encoding PspA/IM30 family protein produces MTKQTILGRVAQLAKANINALLDSAEDPQKMIDQLIRDYTNNIAEAEEAVATTIGNLRMLEQDHAEDVDAAAEWGGKALAASRKADELRAAGTAAEADRFDNLAKVALGRQLQSEKEAKDAEPTIAAQTEVVGKLKAGLDQMKTKLTELQSKRDQLVARSKTAQAQNQMLDAAKNIDVLDPNSELGRFEDKVRREEAKALGKQELAESSLDAQFEQLDSLGDAAEIEARLAALKSGS; encoded by the coding sequence ATGACGAAGCAGACCATCCTCGGCCGGGTCGCGCAGCTCGCGAAGGCGAACATCAACGCGCTGCTCGACAGCGCGGAGGATCCGCAGAAGATGATCGACCAGCTGATCCGCGACTACACGAACAACATCGCGGAGGCCGAGGAGGCGGTGGCCACCACCATCGGCAATCTGCGGATGCTGGAGCAGGACCACGCGGAGGACGTGGACGCGGCCGCCGAGTGGGGCGGCAAGGCGCTCGCGGCCAGCAGGAAGGCGGACGAGCTGCGGGCGGCGGGGACCGCGGCGGAGGCCGACCGGTTCGACAACCTCGCCAAGGTCGCCCTCGGCCGGCAGTTGCAGTCCGAGAAGGAGGCGAAGGACGCCGAGCCGACGATCGCCGCGCAGACCGAGGTGGTCGGCAAGCTCAAGGCCGGGCTCGACCAGATGAAGACGAAGCTGACGGAACTCCAGTCCAAGCGGGACCAGTTGGTGGCCCGCTCCAAGACCGCGCAGGCGCAGAACCAGATGCTGGACGCGGCGAAGAACATCGACGTCCTCGACCCCAACAGCGAGCTGGGCCGCTTCGAGGACAAGGTGCGGCGCGAGGAGGCGAAGGCGCTCGGCAAGCAGGAGCTGGCCGAGTCCTCCCTCGACGCGCAGTTCGAGCAGCTCGACTCGCTCGGCGACGCGGCCGAGATCGAGGCCCGGCTCGCGGCGCTGAAGAGCGGCTCCTAG